A part of Nesterenkonia lutea genomic DNA contains:
- a CDS encoding FtsW/RodA/SpoVE family cell cycle protein produces the protein MALTVAIGAQMLVAFALDEPITTDYFIEGAVFGGLVLIFHVILRLRAKYADPFILPIVVTLNGLGIAMIHRLDFTPNYAGVADRQLMWTGVSILAAMVLLWLLKDHRRLRQLTYISLAVSVLLLFMPILPGLGSEENGARIWVDLGFASFQPSEIAKITLAVFFAGFLANNRDLILLAGRKIGPITFPRLRDLAPMFIAWIVAIGVLVVQNDLGNALMFFGLFVAVIYVATSRFSWIAIGAVFMLFGAALAYQFVGHFRDRVEIWLNAFDPEIYNRAFGGSHQVVQGLFGLAHGGLAGTGLGSGNPNMVSLANSDMIVAAFGEELGFIGLSAMLLLYLLLFSRYMRAGLGTRDTFGKLLAVGLAVVLVLQVFVVVGGITRVIPLTGLATPFLAAGGSALLANWLIVALVLLISHAARQPVIVGPMVNATGETSSGTESRLQSEGPGARQTAVRRHSAPPAPPAQDEEHTRTDHAPVERGGAQ, from the coding sequence ATGGCCCTGACCGTGGCGATCGGCGCCCAGATGCTGGTCGCCTTCGCGCTGGACGAGCCGATCACCACCGACTACTTCATCGAGGGCGCCGTCTTCGGCGGACTCGTGCTCATCTTCCACGTGATCCTGCGGCTGCGCGCAAAGTACGCGGATCCCTTCATCCTGCCCATCGTGGTGACGCTGAACGGGCTCGGGATCGCCATGATCCACCGTCTGGACTTCACTCCGAACTACGCCGGAGTCGCTGACCGGCAGCTGATGTGGACCGGCGTCTCGATCCTCGCCGCCATGGTGCTGCTCTGGCTGCTCAAGGACCATCGCCGCCTCCGCCAGCTGACCTACATCTCGCTGGCCGTCAGCGTGCTGCTGCTGTTCATGCCCATCCTCCCCGGGCTAGGCTCCGAGGAGAACGGCGCCAGAATCTGGGTGGACCTCGGCTTCGCGTCCTTCCAGCCCAGCGAGATCGCCAAGATCACGCTGGCCGTCTTCTTCGCCGGCTTCCTCGCCAACAACCGCGACCTGATCCTGCTCGCCGGCCGCAAGATCGGACCGATCACCTTCCCCCGGCTGCGCGACCTCGCGCCGATGTTCATCGCGTGGATCGTGGCGATCGGCGTGCTGGTGGTGCAGAACGACCTCGGCAACGCGCTGATGTTCTTCGGCCTCTTCGTCGCCGTGATCTATGTGGCCACGTCTCGGTTCTCCTGGATCGCCATCGGCGCGGTGTTCATGCTCTTCGGCGCCGCACTGGCGTACCAGTTCGTCGGACACTTCCGTGACCGCGTGGAGATCTGGCTCAACGCCTTCGATCCTGAGATCTACAACCGCGCCTTCGGAGGCTCTCATCAGGTGGTGCAGGGCCTCTTCGGCCTCGCCCACGGCGGACTCGCCGGGACCGGACTGGGCTCGGGGAACCCGAACATGGTCTCGCTGGCCAACTCCGACATGATCGTCGCCGCCTTCGGCGAGGAGCTGGGATTCATCGGCCTCTCCGCCATGCTGCTGCTCTACCTGCTGCTCTTCAGCCGCTACATGCGCGCCGGGCTGGGCACCCGCGACACCTTCGGGAAGCTGCTCGCAGTGGGTCTGGCAGTGGTGCTGGTGCTGCAGGTGTTCGTCGTCGTCGGGGGCATCACCCGGGTCATCCCACTGACCGGACTGGCCACTCCCTTCCTGGCCGCGGGCGGCTCCGCGCTGCTCGCCAACTGGCTGATCGTGGCCCTGGTGCTGCTGATCTCCCATGCGGCCCGTCAGCCGGTCATCGTCGGTCCCATGGTCAATGCGACCGGTGAGACCTCCTCGGGCACGGAGTCGCGGCTGCAGTCCGAGGGGCCGGGAGCACGGCAGACAGCCGTGCGCCGGCACAGCGCCCCGCCGGCCCCGCCCGCCCAGGACGAGGAACACACCAGAACAGACCACGCACCTGTGGAGCGGGGAGGAGCCCAGTGA
- a CDS encoding FhaA domain-containing protein, with product MGLLDNLERGIEKAVRGAFSGRGGSLGPVEIATAVRRHMDRESKTVAEGHSLAPNLYKIRLAEEDFAEAKKYGVTLAEELCEEILRHAESQGYTLLGPVKATFVKNTELKRGQLSIESRTDKDAQSSPVAPQPSSPAAGPSAGAPLPATMAQPKVAPRPAPAPAPAPAPERAASLEYEERTYPLRPDSTVIGRSTSADVTVPDTGVSRKHVELFRAGGSWYARDLGSTNGSYVDGEQLTGDHSKVQLADGALISLGNARLRFRLS from the coding sequence GTGGGACTGCTCGACAACCTCGAACGCGGCATCGAAAAGGCCGTCCGCGGTGCCTTCTCAGGACGAGGAGGGAGTCTCGGACCCGTGGAGATCGCCACCGCCGTACGCCGTCATATGGACCGAGAGTCCAAGACCGTCGCCGAAGGCCACAGCCTGGCCCCGAACCTGTACAAGATCCGTCTCGCCGAGGAGGACTTCGCCGAGGCCAAGAAGTACGGGGTCACCCTCGCCGAGGAGCTCTGTGAGGAGATCCTCCGCCACGCCGAATCTCAGGGCTACACGCTGCTCGGACCGGTCAAGGCCACCTTCGTGAAGAACACCGAGCTCAAGCGCGGACAGCTCAGCATCGAGTCCCGCACGGACAAGGACGCGCAGTCCTCCCCGGTGGCGCCTCAGCCCTCCTCCCCGGCTGCGGGCCCCTCCGCAGGAGCACCGCTGCCCGCCACCATGGCACAGCCCAAGGTCGCACCGCGCCCGGCCCCCGCGCCCGCCCCGGCTCCAGCGCCTGAGCGCGCGGCGAGCCTGGAATATGAGGAACGCACCTACCCGCTGCGCCCGGACTCCACCGTCATCGGCCGCTCCACCTCGGCGGACGTCACCGTGCCCGACACCGGCGTCTCTCGCAAACATGTGGAGCTCTTCCGCGCCGGAGGCTCCTGGTATGCCCGGGACCTCGGGTCCACCAACGGCTCCTATGTGGACGGGGAGCAGCTCACCGGAGATCACTCCAAGGTCCAGCTCGCCGACGGCGCCCTCATCTCGCTCGGCAATGCGCGCCTGCGCTTCCGCCTGAGCTGA
- a CDS encoding peptidoglycan D,D-transpeptidase FtsI family protein, whose protein sequence is MNNAIRHTWVVSVGLFITLFAALSIIQVGMTEELNAHPNNVRQLYEDRGAPRGAITVDGTAIAESVPSENSSFEYQRVYHEPELYSGITGTYSIAETPSGLEGTLNEYLSGQSDSQFFDRIASAFTGDTMDGGQVELTLDGELQQLAYDQIPDGARGSIIVTEVATGDIKAMATKPSYNNNDLAVQDSAEYVENKAELEADDDFLYNSRAISSTMSPGSTFKLVNLVAMLESGDYEPDTMLENPNSITLPDSNTELENFDRGICAQRPEAELTWIVAQSCNTPFAEAAMELGEDPIRESAEAFGFNSEDLGIPLGVATSTFPSDLSDAALAQSAIGQFDVTSTPLQMNMVAAAIANGGTLMKPTLVDAIRGSDLQLLSTSEPEVLSDVTSENVADEITEMMVEVVESGTGTRAQTGSFQVAAKTGTADVGETGEVNSWITGFAPADDPQYAVTVAYERIDYETGSALTAPALLTMLEAAIE, encoded by the coding sequence GTGAACAACGCCATTCGCCATACCTGGGTCGTCTCCGTGGGGCTCTTCATCACGCTCTTCGCCGCCCTGTCCATCATTCAGGTGGGCATGACGGAGGAGCTGAACGCTCACCCCAACAACGTCCGCCAGCTCTACGAAGACCGTGGCGCCCCCCGCGGGGCGATCACCGTGGATGGAACCGCCATCGCCGAATCCGTCCCCTCGGAGAACTCCAGCTTCGAGTACCAGCGGGTCTATCACGAGCCCGAGCTGTATTCCGGGATCACCGGCACGTACTCCATCGCTGAGACGCCCAGCGGTCTGGAAGGCACCCTGAACGAGTACCTCTCCGGACAGTCAGACAGCCAGTTCTTCGACCGGATCGCCTCAGCATTCACCGGTGACACGATGGACGGCGGCCAGGTGGAGCTGACTCTCGACGGGGAGCTGCAGCAGCTCGCCTATGACCAGATCCCGGACGGCGCTCGAGGAAGCATCATCGTCACCGAGGTCGCCACGGGCGACATCAAGGCCATGGCCACGAAGCCCAGCTACAACAACAACGACCTCGCCGTGCAGGACTCGGCGGAGTATGTCGAGAACAAGGCGGAGCTGGAGGCCGATGATGACTTCCTGTACAACTCCCGGGCGATCTCCAGCACGATGTCTCCCGGCTCCACCTTCAAGCTCGTGAACCTGGTGGCCATGCTGGAGTCCGGGGACTATGAGCCGGACACGATGCTGGAGAACCCGAACTCCATCACCCTTCCTGATTCGAACACCGAGCTGGAGAACTTTGACCGAGGCATCTGCGCGCAGCGTCCGGAGGCGGAGCTGACCTGGATCGTCGCCCAGTCCTGCAACACGCCCTTCGCGGAGGCCGCGATGGAGCTCGGAGAAGACCCCATCCGGGAGAGTGCCGAGGCCTTCGGCTTCAACTCCGAGGACCTCGGGATCCCGCTCGGCGTGGCCACCTCGACCTTCCCCTCAGACCTCTCCGACGCCGCACTGGCCCAGTCGGCCATCGGTCAGTTCGACGTCACCTCCACTCCGCTGCAGATGAACATGGTCGCCGCGGCCATCGCCAACGGCGGCACGCTGATGAAGCCGACCCTGGTGGACGCGATCCGCGGCTCGGACCTGCAGCTGCTCTCGACCTCCGAGCCCGAGGTGCTCTCCGACGTGACCTCGGAGAACGTCGCTGACGAGATCACCGAGATGATGGTGGAGGTCGTGGAGTCCGGCACGGGCACCCGTGCCCAGACGGGCAGCTTCCAGGTCGCGGCCAAGACCGGCACGGCCGACGTCGGAGAGACCGGAGAGGTGAACTCCTGGATCACCGGGTTCGCCCCTGCCGATGACCCGCAGTATGCGGTGACGGTGGCCTATGAGCGGATCGACTATGAGACCGGCTCCGCGCTCACCGCGCCGGCGCTGCTGACCATGCTCGAGGCGGCGATCGAATGA
- a CDS encoding FHA domain-containing protein FhaB/FipA produces the protein MSELAVTVLQFGLLLLLWILILSIIGAQGRDMTISKRSRARAAASGPSTAPGPRSGPPAPAGPSHSGPTPRPRPRRLLVSEGPLAGTELPLGSAPILMGRAQECTLVLDDDYASGKHARLFPQGSRWFLEDLGSTNGTWLGEEQLTRASTVEPGDRIRIGKTVLELRT, from the coding sequence ATGAGTGAACTCGCTGTCACCGTGCTGCAGTTCGGTCTGCTGCTGCTGCTCTGGATCCTGATCCTCTCCATCATCGGAGCCCAGGGACGGGACATGACGATCTCCAAGCGGTCTCGGGCCCGCGCCGCGGCCTCCGGGCCCAGCACCGCGCCCGGCCCGCGCAGCGGTCCCCCAGCACCTGCCGGACCGAGCCACAGCGGCCCCACTCCGCGGCCGCGTCCACGCCGCCTGCTGGTGAGCGAGGGCCCCCTGGCCGGCACCGAGCTTCCGCTGGGCTCGGCCCCGATCCTGATGGGCCGCGCCCAGGAGTGCACCCTGGTCCTTGATGACGACTACGCCTCCGGCAAGCACGCCAGGCTGTTCCCGCAGGGATCGCGCTGGTTCCTTGAAGACCTCGGCTCCACCAACGGCACCTGGCTCGGTGAGGAGCAGCTCACCCGCGCCTCCACCGTGGAGCCGGGGGACCGCATCCGCATCGGCAAGACCGTCCTGGAGCTGAGGACCTAG
- a CDS encoding carbohydrate ABC transporter permease, with the protein MSAPAAEAPVTTARSGGPAQGPRTGRRKPKSSFRRRVSTWDRRYSPYLYISPFFILFAVVGLFPLVYTAWVATHDWDLIMGQGEFIGAENFLHVLGERAFWVSLRNTLSIFVLSSAPQVVAAILIAYLLDYNLRAKTFWRMGVLVPYVVTPVAVALIFSNLFGDRFGLVNSVLETIGIDAIGWHSDTLPSHLAIATMVNFRWIGYNALIFLAAMQAVPRDLYEAAEIDGAGKVRQFISVTIPNLRPTIIFVIITSTIGGLQIFDEPRMFDQYGRGGTDGQWQTMTMYLYELGWTRSDFGQASAVAVLLFLLIVAIGLVNFIITRRISSSEVKR; encoded by the coding sequence ATGTCCGCCCCTGCTGCTGAAGCCCCCGTCACCACTGCACGCAGCGGCGGACCTGCCCAAGGACCGAGGACCGGTCGCCGGAAGCCGAAGTCGAGCTTCCGGCGCCGGGTCTCGACCTGGGACCGCCGGTATTCGCCCTACCTCTACATCAGTCCGTTCTTCATCCTCTTCGCCGTGGTGGGACTCTTCCCGCTGGTCTACACGGCCTGGGTCGCCACCCACGACTGGGACCTGATCATGGGTCAGGGCGAGTTCATCGGAGCCGAGAACTTCCTCCACGTGCTGGGGGAGCGGGCCTTCTGGGTCTCGCTGCGCAACACGCTCTCGATCTTCGTGCTCTCCTCCGCGCCCCAGGTGGTCGCTGCGATCCTGATCGCGTACCTGCTGGACTACAACCTGCGCGCCAAGACCTTCTGGCGCATGGGGGTGCTGGTCCCCTATGTGGTCACTCCCGTGGCCGTGGCGCTGATCTTCTCGAACCTCTTCGGGGACCGCTTCGGACTGGTCAACTCCGTCCTGGAGACCATCGGCATCGATGCGATCGGCTGGCACTCGGACACCCTTCCCAGCCATCTGGCGATCGCCACCATGGTGAACTTCCGCTGGATCGGCTACAACGCGCTGATCTTCCTGGCCGCCATGCAGGCGGTGCCACGCGACCTCTATGAGGCCGCGGAGATCGACGGCGCGGGCAAGGTCCGCCAGTTCATCTCGGTCACCATCCCCAACCTGCGACCCACCATCATCTTCGTGATCATCACCTCCACCATCGGCGGGCTGCAGATCTTCGACGAGCCGCGGATGTTCGACCAGTACGGGCGCGGCGGCACCGACGGGCAGTGGCAGACCATGACCATGTACCTCTACGAGCTGGGCTGGACCCGCTCGGACTTCGGACAGGCCTCCGCCGTCGCGGTGCTGCTGTTCCTGCTGATCGTGGCCATAGGCCTGGTCAACTTCATCATCACCCGCCGCATCTCAAGCTCGGAGGTCAAGCGATGA
- a CDS encoding ABC transporter substrate-binding protein, producing MMRTTDHHHEHDEDHSTSASAAPLAPTRAAGPARGRSRVLQGVALTSVLTLALTACGGSADGEDSEDAAAEGEDVTLSVTTFNEFGYEDLFEEYEELNENITIEHNKIDTAENARDSLRNSLGAGQGASDIEPIEVDWLAEFQQYPDRFEDLTDPELEDRWLDWKYEDAVLEDGSLIGYGTDSGPQAVCYRADLFEEAGLPSEREEVAEFLGDTWEDYFDAGREFVAESESAWYSGSDNIWQGMINQVEVPYQNEEGEVIADENPEVRDLYDQLLQASVEDELSAGLAQWSGDWSDAFQREETFATMMCPGWMLGIIEGNAAEVEGWDIANTFPGGGGNWGGSYLTVPSQGENIEQAKELAAWLTAPEQQLKAFEVVGAFPSTTEALEADELLSSTNEFFNDAPTGEILAERADAVETQPLKGTEYLTINVAIQDAINRVDVDGIDDPDASWEKFVNDMEALR from the coding sequence GTGATGAGGACTACTGATCACCACCACGAGCACGACGAGGACCACAGCACCTCCGCGTCAGCGGCGCCGCTCGCACCGACGCGAGCCGCCGGCCCCGCACGAGGCCGTTCCCGCGTTCTGCAGGGGGTGGCGCTCACTTCGGTGCTGACGCTCGCCCTGACCGCCTGCGGCGGATCAGCCGACGGGGAGGATTCCGAAGACGCGGCCGCCGAGGGAGAGGACGTGACGCTGAGCGTCACCACCTTCAACGAGTTCGGCTACGAGGACCTCTTCGAAGAGTACGAGGAGCTCAACGAGAACATCACGATCGAGCACAACAAGATCGACACTGCCGAGAACGCGCGGGATTCACTGCGCAACAGCCTCGGTGCCGGCCAGGGCGCCTCGGACATCGAGCCGATCGAGGTCGACTGGCTCGCCGAGTTCCAGCAGTACCCGGACCGCTTCGAAGATCTGACCGATCCCGAGCTCGAGGACCGCTGGCTGGACTGGAAGTACGAGGATGCCGTGCTCGAAGACGGCAGTCTGATCGGCTACGGCACCGACAGCGGGCCGCAGGCTGTCTGCTATCGCGCCGACCTCTTCGAGGAGGCGGGGCTTCCGTCCGAGCGTGAAGAGGTGGCCGAGTTCCTCGGGGACACCTGGGAGGACTACTTCGACGCTGGCCGCGAGTTCGTCGCCGAGTCTGAATCGGCCTGGTACTCCGGCTCGGACAACATCTGGCAGGGCATGATCAACCAGGTGGAGGTGCCTTACCAGAACGAAGAGGGCGAGGTCATCGCCGATGAGAACCCCGAGGTCAGGGACCTCTATGACCAGCTTCTCCAGGCATCGGTGGAGGACGAGCTCTCCGCGGGCCTGGCGCAGTGGAGCGGTGACTGGTCCGACGCCTTCCAGCGGGAGGAGACCTTCGCCACCATGATGTGCCCGGGCTGGATGCTCGGCATCATCGAGGGAAATGCCGCCGAGGTCGAAGGCTGGGACATCGCCAACACCTTCCCGGGTGGAGGCGGCAACTGGGGCGGGTCCTACCTGACCGTCCCGTCCCAGGGAGAGAACATCGAACAGGCCAAGGAGCTGGCAGCCTGGCTGACCGCTCCGGAGCAGCAGCTCAAGGCCTTCGAGGTCGTCGGGGCGTTCCCGTCCACCACCGAGGCGCTGGAGGCGGACGAGCTGCTCTCGTCCACCAACGAGTTCTTCAACGACGCTCCCACCGGCGAGATCCTCGCCGAACGGGCGGACGCCGTGGAGACCCAGCCGCTGAAGGGCACCGAGTATCTGACCATCAATGTGGCGATCCAGGACGCGATCAACCGGGTGGATGTCGACGGGATCGATGATCCTGACGCCTCCTGGGAGAAGTTCGTCAACGACATGGAAGCCCTGCGCTGA
- a CDS encoding protein kinase domain-containing protein: MRPTVGILMGERYQLTERIAIGGMGEVWKASDQVLGRTVAIKILKEEYTGDEAFLRRFRAEARHTALLNHPGIADIYDYGEQSGSGYLVMELVPGRPLSVLLEKDKVLSWEKTLSIIAQTGRALQVAHDQGLVHRDVKPGNLLITPTRRVKITDFGIARLADQVPLTATGQVMGTVQYLSPEQATGQHATGSSDLYALGIIGYEALAGHRPFTGESQIAIALKQVNEPPPPLPETVPEPVRALIMSMLEKDPGNRPMTATKLAEAADALLRHDPESALKAVPAMAAHMGGADADTDATRAVPRADTQPTAVVPAAGAGTGTRSGAASARTPEQPAAAEHTAQYGATPRAGQQNTDPQDGRSDQHRLHGGRRWYWPLMALLALVLLALVASYFFPQGGSEDAEDGAQPTPTVTETITPGTEMVEISEASLLGLSLDEATVSLQQAGMQVQPEPVVSNQPAGVVTGVAPTGSVPVGSTITVLYSGGSQEMEQDAEPEAPEEDQPNGAGGQDQQSPNQQSSPEPSETVSPDSQTDAEDEPEATEADPTSSATGSASGADAGSDPDAQDEPVSPETGAGDTGDRPRAGVSAEDGPGSETGTEL, encoded by the coding sequence ATGAGGCCAACGGTCGGCATCCTGATGGGTGAGCGCTACCAGCTCACCGAACGCATCGCCATCGGGGGGATGGGCGAGGTCTGGAAGGCCTCTGACCAGGTCCTGGGGCGCACTGTGGCGATCAAGATCCTCAAGGAGGAGTACACCGGAGACGAGGCCTTCCTGCGCCGCTTCCGCGCGGAGGCGCGGCACACCGCGCTGCTGAACCACCCGGGCATCGCGGACATCTACGACTATGGGGAGCAGTCGGGCTCGGGGTACCTGGTCATGGAGCTGGTTCCCGGACGTCCGCTCTCGGTGCTGCTGGAGAAGGACAAGGTCCTCTCTTGGGAGAAGACGCTGTCCATCATCGCCCAGACCGGCCGCGCCCTCCAGGTGGCTCACGATCAGGGTCTCGTCCACCGTGACGTCAAGCCGGGGAACCTGCTCATCACGCCCACCCGCCGGGTGAAGATCACCGACTTCGGCATCGCCCGGCTCGCGGACCAGGTGCCGCTGACCGCCACCGGGCAGGTGATGGGCACCGTACAGTACCTCTCTCCGGAGCAGGCCACCGGTCAGCACGCCACAGGGTCCTCCGACCTCTATGCCCTGGGCATCATCGGCTACGAGGCGCTGGCGGGCCACCGCCCGTTCACCGGTGAATCCCAGATCGCGATCGCGCTCAAGCAGGTCAACGAGCCCCCGCCGCCGCTGCCCGAGACCGTTCCTGAACCCGTGCGCGCACTGATCATGTCGATGCTGGAGAAGGACCCCGGCAACCGTCCCATGACCGCGACCAAGCTCGCCGAGGCCGCGGACGCGCTGCTGCGCCACGACCCGGAGTCTGCGCTGAAGGCAGTTCCGGCCATGGCCGCGCATATGGGCGGCGCAGATGCCGACACGGATGCCACGCGGGCGGTGCCGCGGGCCGACACTCAGCCCACCGCCGTGGTCCCAGCTGCAGGTGCCGGAACCGGCACTCGTTCCGGCGCCGCCTCGGCGCGCACCCCCGAGCAGCCCGCGGCGGCCGAGCATACGGCTCAATATGGAGCGACCCCCCGCGCTGGCCAGCAGAACACAGACCCGCAGGACGGGCGCAGCGACCAGCACAGGCTCCATGGCGGCCGCCGCTGGTACTGGCCCCTCATGGCCCTGCTCGCCCTGGTGCTGCTCGCCCTGGTGGCCTCCTATTTCTTCCCGCAGGGCGGCTCCGAGGACGCGGAGGACGGGGCACAGCCCACTCCCACCGTGACCGAGACCATCACACCCGGCACTGAGATGGTCGAGATCTCCGAGGCCAGTCTCCTGGGACTCTCCCTGGACGAGGCCACCGTCTCGCTGCAGCAGGCCGGGATGCAGGTCCAGCCCGAACCGGTGGTCTCCAACCAGCCTGCCGGCGTGGTCACGGGCGTCGCCCCCACCGGAAGCGTCCCCGTGGGCTCCACCATCACCGTGCTCTATTCCGGCGGGTCCCAGGAGATGGAACAGGACGCGGAGCCCGAGGCCCCAGAAGAGGACCAGCCCAACGGGGCCGGTGGACAGGACCAGCAGAGCCCCAACCAGCAGTCCTCTCCGGAGCCCAGCGAGACGGTCTCGCCCGACTCGCAGACCGACGCCGAGGACGAGCCCGAAGCCACCGAGGCCGACCCGACCAGCTCAGCAACGGGTTCAGCGTCGGGCGCGGACGCGGGAAGCGATCCGGACGCTCAGGATGAGCCGGTCAGCCCGGAGACAGGCGCCGGGGACACCGGTGACCGCCCACGGGCTGGCGTCTCAGCCGAGGATGGTCCAGGATCGGAGACAGGAACTGAGCTATGA
- a CDS encoding PP2C family protein-serine/threonine phosphatase produces MPLVFRFAARSDTGAVRSKNDDSGYAGRYFAVVADGMGGHAGGDVASASTVLDLAHLDTRGFADPDTVLPDEIQTANSFLNKLVKANPKLAGMGTTITSLLITQDRLQFAHIGDSRAYRLKRSRFRQVSKDHTFVQRLVDEGRLDPEQAEYHPHKNVLMRVLGDVDASPELDITSFPLEAGERWLLCSDGLNAVVSERLIEQKMRSTQSLESIVDDLVDLTLGGGAPDNVTVICLEVVEADESALEPSEELPLSEAAVAAASTEYGGPDETMELDVVPVVNTAAFSAHDDDDTLSPLSAAMVRKKLGARPHLLVGAANKAADTGTVPVVGRNVDEHPMAALLTGQPLRPVRHTYSELLDDHHPDAEASPAPEEETVSAESVRPAEAGSADAVAPASSRDSSTGFAADLSTAAAPTNDTSDQPSGEGPENGAHRAGAGLDEDPESIQEEQLILDEDELEALGNVRRRSSWFLPTFVALLAVLVAVVTFLGYVWTQTQYYVGEDQGEVAIYSGVSQSLGPIRLSEVDEHADIAVEDLTQYHRQRVERGIAADDRDHAEHIVSQLGAMAESNAEPRSSESDSAPEDPAEDDSAQGDSAQDEGGEQ; encoded by the coding sequence GTGCCCCTGGTATTCCGCTTCGCAGCGCGCTCCGACACCGGTGCCGTCCGCTCCAAGAATGATGACTCCGGCTACGCGGGGCGCTATTTCGCCGTCGTCGCAGACGGCATGGGAGGCCATGCCGGCGGCGATGTCGCATCAGCCTCCACGGTGCTGGATCTGGCCCATCTGGACACGCGCGGCTTCGCAGACCCGGACACCGTGCTCCCGGATGAGATCCAGACCGCCAACTCCTTCCTGAACAAGCTGGTCAAGGCCAACCCGAAGCTCGCCGGGATGGGCACCACCATCACCTCGCTGCTGATCACCCAGGACCGGCTGCAGTTCGCCCATATCGGCGACTCCCGCGCCTACCGGCTCAAGCGCAGCCGCTTCCGGCAGGTCAGCAAGGACCACACCTTCGTCCAGCGGCTCGTGGACGAGGGTCGGCTGGACCCGGAGCAGGCGGAATACCATCCGCACAAGAACGTCCTGATGCGCGTGCTCGGCGATGTGGACGCCTCCCCGGAGCTGGACATCACCTCCTTCCCGCTCGAGGCGGGCGAGCGCTGGCTGCTCTGCTCCGACGGACTCAACGCCGTGGTCTCCGAACGGCTGATCGAACAGAAGATGCGCTCCACCCAGTCGCTGGAGTCCATCGTCGACGACCTGGTCGACCTCACCCTGGGCGGCGGCGCCCCGGACAATGTCACGGTCATCTGCCTGGAGGTGGTCGAGGCCGATGAGTCCGCGCTGGAGCCCAGCGAGGAGCTGCCCCTGAGTGAGGCCGCCGTCGCAGCCGCCTCCACCGAGTACGGCGGACCCGACGAGACCATGGAGCTCGACGTGGTCCCCGTGGTCAACACCGCCGCCTTCTCCGCACACGACGACGACGACACCCTCTCCCCGCTCTCCGCCGCAATGGTGCGCAAGAAGCTGGGAGCACGCCCCCACCTGCTGGTCGGAGCCGCCAACAAGGCGGCCGACACCGGCACCGTCCCGGTGGTCGGCCGGAATGTCGATGAGCACCCCATGGCGGCGCTGCTCACGGGTCAGCCGCTGCGCCCGGTGCGCCACACATATTCCGAGCTGCTCGATGACCACCACCCGGACGCCGAGGCGAGCCCGGCGCCCGAGGAGGAGACGGTCTCCGCAGAGTCTGTGCGGCCCGCCGAGGCCGGTTCCGCCGATGCCGTGGCTCCCGCCTCCTCCCGAGATTCCTCCACAGGGTTCGCCGCAGATCTCTCCACCGCAGCCGCCCCGACGAACGACACCTCCGACCAGCCCAGCGGTGAGGGCCCGGAGAACGGAGCCCACCGCGCAGGGGCGGGGTTGGACGAGGACCCTGAGAGCATCCAGGAGGAGCAGCTGATCCTCGACGAGGATGAGCTCGAGGCCCTCGGCAACGTCCGACGCCGCAGCTCCTGGTTCCTTCCCACCTTCGTGGCGCTGCTGGCGGTGCTGGTCGCAGTGGTCACCTTCCTGGGCTACGTCTGGACCCAGACGCAGTACTACGTGGGCGAGGATCAGGGCGAGGTCGCCATCTACAGCGGCGTCTCCCAGTCACTGGGGCCCATCAGACTCTCCGAGGTGGATGAACATGCCGACATCGCCGTGGAGGATCTGACGCAGTACCACCGCCAGCGCGTGGAGCGCGGCATCGCCGCCGATGACCGGGACCACGCTGAACACATCGTGAGCCAGCTCGGCGCGATGGCAGAGTCCAATGCCGAGCCGCGCAGCTCGGAGAGCGACTCGGCGCCGGAGGATCCGGCAGAGGATGATTCGGCACAGGGCGATTCGGCACAGGACGAGGGAGGTGAGCAGTGA